The sequence TCAGTTGCTGCTGGACGATAACGGCAATATCATTTCGCTTTTCGCGGTTTGGGGTACTATCAACATAGTTTAAGGTTAAGCGTTCCCCATCACGCTCGCGAATGCCGTCTGTGCCTTTTTTCCAACCGATGTCTTCAAGAAGCTGTTCCGCTTTCTCCTTGTCCGGTTCAAAAGAATGCTCAAGTGACTCATCATACCCGAGAAGACCTGGGGTGATGGAGGACCAAGCTCGGTCATAGGTTCCAAAATATAAGGTGTCAACAATCTGTTGGACATCAATGCCGTATTGCAATGCTTGACGAGCTTCAAGCTCTCCCCACGGTTCATGCTCCGAGTTAATAAAAAGCGTGTAAGGAAGTCCTTCTGTATTCTGGCTCAATAGTTTAAGCGACGGGTCACTTTCAAATGCCTCAATGTTTTGCGGAGGGATGGTTTCAGCTGCAAGAACTTGGCTGCTTTGTAAGCTGCCAACTCTTGTCGCTTCCTCTGTAATGATTTTAAACGTCAATGTATCAAGAAAAGCAGGTCCTTTGTTTTCTGATTGGGCTGAGCCCCAGTTGTAATCGTCATAGCGTTTAAGTTGAATCTCTGAATTTTCTTGCCAACTGACAAATTCAAAGGGACCGGTGCCGACTGGATTTTGCCCAAACTGGCTGCCATGTTCTTCAGCAGCAGTCGGAGAAACAATTGACAGTTGCGTTTGCGTTAAATTTGTTAAAAAAGAAGCAGACGGTGTCGCTAAATGCAGCTTAATTGTGTGCGCGTCAATCACTTCCGCTGATTCATATGGGTGAAGTGCACTAAGGGCATTGCCCGCCTGGGTTGCTGGATCAAGGATTCGGTCAAAGCTGTATTGGACAGCCTCGGCATCAAAAGGGGTACCGTCATGAAAAGTGACATCATCGCGAAGATGAAAAGTATATGTTTTTCCATCATCAGATATGTCCCAATCGGTTGCTAGTTGTGGTGCGATGGAGCCATCAGGAAGCCGTGTTAACAAGCCTTCGAAAATTTGGTTGTAAACTCGCGACTCAACAGCCCAGCCACTTCGACCAGGGTCGAGTGTAGAAGGGTTCGTTGCGAGCGCATACGTAAGGTCTCCAGCTTTCTCCTCTGTTGGCGTTCTATCTGGTGAAGCGCTTGATCCAGATGAACTGGAGCATCCAGAGATGATAATGGCTAAAGCTAAAATGCAGGAGTGAAAGGCTGAAGATTTAACGAATTTCATGCAACGTCCTCCTTGTATAGTCAATGTTTTAGTTAAAGCTTCATTTAGCATTAATCGGGTAGGAATAATATGTTTTTGTTCATCCTACGCCTATCGATTTCAAATAGCAATAGCTAAACCAATAGAAGAATTTAGGAATATATTGAAAAGTTTTATCAATTTAATAAACAGTCTAAGAAAAATACTTAATTGCATATCTTTTTAGTTGGGTATATGATGGAAGCAAATATAGTTGAGTTGTAAACGAAGGGGGAATGCTGATGAATATGGACTATTTAGAAGCGTTTATGTATGTCGTGAAATTCAAAAGCTTCCATAAAGCTGCTGAGGCGCTTTATTTAACACAGCCATCGATAACAGCACGAATAAAAGGGTTAGAACGGGAGCTAGAGACGCAGTTATTCATTAGGCAAGGTCGAGGGATTACATTAACGGAAAAAGGCAAAGACTTTATTCCGTTTGCTGAACAAATGATTCGTACGTACCAGCAAAGCAAAGAGAAGCTGAGGAGTGGATCAAAGAAAAAAAAATTTACGTTTGGCGCGAACATGATTACTGCCCAATATGTCATGCCTGAGTTTATTTGGTTCTTTTCACAACAGCTCCCTACGCTTGAATACGACGTTGTGTGTGGTGGAAATGAATATATTTTGGAACGTGTGAGCCGGAAAGAAATTGACGTAGCTTTTGTACGACAGTTAGATAATTATTCAGAGGAAATACTTAGTCATTCATTTTTGGATAACTCGATTCATTTAGTCGTTCATCCAAGCCACCCTTTTGCTACAACTCAAATGCCATCAGCCCACCAAATTGCCCAGGAGCCGCTTGTCTTTTTTGAGTGTGGGGCTTTTAATTGGAACTTAGTTCACAAGCTTTTTGAAGCGCATAACGCTAAAGCGAGGATTCGTCATAAAGTCGGCAACATGGAGATCGCAAAGTCGTTGATTCTTCACCAGTCAGGCATTGGATTTCTTCCAAAATTGGCAGTGAAAAAAGAACTTGAAACCGGAGCATTGCGTTCAATCGATGTGAGCCACTTGATGAACTTCAATCAACAGATTGAACGAATTCATTCATCGACTATTAACCTTCCTAAGGAAATCGAGAAATCCATTGATGAGGCCGCATACCAATTTGAATATGCTGTGCCGCAGTTGAAGGTCAAATCGTAGGCTTTGTACGCTGTCAGATGTGTAAATAAGATGCTGTCTTTGCGCACTCGCTTATTTTAACGAGGTAGGTTGATAGAGACAATGGATAAAAGGGTGCTTGAGAGCTGGACTTCCTAAAAGGCGGTTTAGTATGACAGGAGATTAGGAATCGCTCGTTTATCATCGTATTCATGCAAATAGAAACGAGAGAGGGATTTTGCACCATCCCAGCCGGAATGACATGAAACCGAGTTTTGTAAACTGTAAATAAAGAAGAAGAACTCCACGTATGAACTGCCCCTCTCAATTTAAAGCTTTTATCTACGGCATGACTCTTTTGGAGTTATGCCATTTTTAAACTTCATTATGGAAAGAGATGTCGGCAGCAAGACCACCCTTTCGTTTTTCGAATGAACGGTCGGGTTTTAACCCCCCAAAAAAAGCTCTATCGGACCTTTGTCGACACACCTTCCCACACGTAACTTACATTGAACAAATTTATGTTAGCTTAAAAGAAAAAGATCGTGAAGTATATTGAAATCCATGGTTCAAGCATCTTGGCAGAGTTATTACACACACCACCACTCACGAACTTCATCATAGAGGACAATGGTGAAAATGGGAAGGTAACTCGGATATATCCCATCGAAAATAGATCGAAAAGAGTATGCCGTTGTGCGCTCTGGGCGAGATGAAGCGTCAGGTTATTTCTTTGTAGTTACTAAGTTATTTGATTGAGAGGCTTATGAAGGGGCTTACCAAAATTCGATGAAAAGCAGCGGCACGTGGCTGTTGATGTAAAAGCATTTGAGTGTCTT is a genomic window of Shouchella clausii containing:
- a CDS encoding LysR family transcriptional regulator; this encodes MNMDYLEAFMYVVKFKSFHKAAEALYLTQPSITARIKGLERELETQLFIRQGRGITLTEKGKDFIPFAEQMIRTYQQSKEKLRSGSKKKKFTFGANMITAQYVMPEFIWFFSQQLPTLEYDVVCGGNEYILERVSRKEIDVAFVRQLDNYSEEILSHSFLDNSIHLVVHPSHPFATTQMPSAHQIAQEPLVFFECGAFNWNLVHKLFEAHNAKARIRHKVGNMEIAKSLILHQSGIGFLPKLAVKKELETGALRSIDVSHLMNFNQQIERIHSSTINLPKEIEKSIDEAAYQFEYAVPQLKVKS
- a CDS encoding ABC transporter substrate-binding protein, which codes for MKFVKSSAFHSCILALAIIISGCSSSSGSSASPDRTPTEEKAGDLTYALATNPSTLDPGRSGWAVESRVYNQIFEGLLTRLPDGSIAPQLATDWDISDDGKTYTFHLRDDVTFHDGTPFDAEAVQYSFDRILDPATQAGNALSALHPYESAEVIDAHTIKLHLATPSASFLTNLTQTQLSIVSPTAAEEHGSQFGQNPVGTGPFEFVSWQENSEIQLKRYDDYNWGSAQSENKGPAFLDTLTFKIITEEATRVGSLQSSQVLAAETIPPQNIEAFESDPSLKLLSQNTEGLPYTLFINSEHEPWGELEARQALQYGIDVQQIVDTLYFGTYDRAWSSITPGLLGYDESLEHSFEPDKEKAEQLLEDIGWKKGTDGIRERDGERLTLNYVDSTPNREKRNDIAVIVQQQLKEIGIDVIIELTKDISTTIHENGDYDLYGNSQVNGDPNALRQFYRTPDEGARKTLSRLNDPKLDELLEQGTIELDEEKRIAIYKEIQQYIHQQAIIIPIYVFPYTVGTQESVQGITFDYLGYPFFNDTYVR